Proteins co-encoded in one Synechococcus elongatus PCC 6301 genomic window:
- a CDS encoding PhzF family phenazine biosynthesis protein codes for MAIPLLQIDAFTQQPYRGNPAAVCLLTEPLPDTQLQAIAAEMNLSETAFLLTDQTAWQLRWFTPACEVDLCGHATLAAAQALQEWGRAQRGQTLRFHTRSGLLQAKLSDRGIELDFPLQPPQGLETSLDLAAGIGAPVVASRTSELGYWLLELASVEQVRTLQPDQAAIAQWPCQAVVVTAAAQAGDDCDFVSRFFAPRFGIPEDPVTGSAHCLLAPYWQAKLGRDRLQARQLSARGGELEVEVVGDRVFLRGYAVTVLRGELQ; via the coding sequence ATGGCCATCCCGCTCCTGCAAATTGATGCCTTTACGCAGCAGCCCTATCGGGGCAATCCGGCAGCGGTCTGTTTACTGACTGAGCCGCTGCCGGATACTCAGCTACAGGCGATCGCTGCAGAGATGAATCTGTCCGAAACGGCGTTTCTGCTCACGGATCAAACGGCTTGGCAGTTGCGTTGGTTTACCCCAGCTTGTGAAGTGGATCTCTGTGGCCATGCCACTTTGGCCGCTGCTCAGGCTCTCCAAGAGTGGGGGCGTGCTCAGCGTGGTCAGACGCTGCGCTTTCACACCCGCAGTGGACTTTTGCAAGCCAAGCTCAGCGATCGCGGTATCGAGCTGGATTTTCCCCTGCAGCCACCCCAAGGGCTAGAGACCTCGCTGGATTTAGCAGCCGGGATCGGCGCGCCGGTTGTCGCTAGCCGAACCAGTGAGCTGGGCTATTGGCTGCTGGAGTTGGCTTCGGTAGAACAGGTGCGCACCTTACAACCCGATCAAGCGGCGATCGCCCAATGGCCCTGTCAGGCTGTGGTGGTAACCGCTGCAGCTCAAGCAGGCGATGATTGTGATTTCGTCTCGCGCTTCTTTGCGCCACGCTTTGGCATTCCCGAGGATCCAGTCACCGGTTCTGCGCACTGCCTGCTAGCGCCCTATTGGCAGGCTAAACTAGGGCGCGACCGCCTCCAAGCTCGGCAATTGTCTGCCCGAGGCGGCGAGCTGGAAGTGGAAGTCGTGGGCGATCGCGTTTTTTTACGGGGCTATGCCGTGACAGTGTTGCGAGGAGAGTTGCAATGA
- a CDS encoding SpoIID/LytB domain-containing protein, producing the protein MNGRSALAEKTTGRSPQLAWWQQPRRWLLGGSVVLPVLALWGVNHLRQSQPNAAELQAIQDSERALERLLSVNPAGTAPAANSQPAAAPSTPARSPTDTSQARPDPRSAPSLAIPSSNQPAPALLIRVAIAREGSQASVGSQTESYLTREDGQILGTLPAGRSANVVASAGRLQLASWASGGPLWLQPSQGGAVLVNGQPYRGKLKLIAEGDRLIAVNYVDLEQYLVSVVGAEMPASWPIEALKAQAVAARSYAIAHMARPASAYFDLGSTTRWQAYNGINSEATRSAQAVQQTAGLLLSYRGGIVESLYAATYEIVAEAHGHLGASMSQHGARDLAEQGFDFTRILGNYYRGAQLARLSL; encoded by the coding sequence ATGAACGGTCGGTCGGCACTGGCAGAGAAAACTACTGGGCGATCGCCGCAACTCGCTTGGTGGCAACAACCCAGGCGCTGGTTATTGGGTGGATCGGTGGTGCTTCCGGTGCTGGCGCTCTGGGGTGTCAACCATTTGCGACAGTCGCAGCCTAATGCGGCAGAGTTACAGGCGATTCAAGACTCAGAACGGGCGCTAGAGCGTCTGCTTAGCGTTAATCCTGCCGGTACTGCACCGGCAGCCAACTCCCAACCGGCAGCAGCGCCTTCAACGCCAGCCCGTTCCCCTACCGATACCAGTCAGGCTCGCCCCGATCCGCGATCGGCCCCGTCCTTAGCCATTCCCAGTAGTAATCAGCCCGCACCGGCTCTCCTGATTCGGGTTGCGATCGCCCGCGAAGGCTCTCAGGCCAGTGTTGGCAGCCAAACCGAGAGCTATCTGACCCGAGAAGATGGCCAAATTTTAGGGACGCTACCGGCGGGTCGGTCTGCTAATGTTGTCGCCAGCGCCGGTCGACTGCAGCTCGCGAGTTGGGCTTCGGGGGGGCCGCTCTGGCTGCAACCCTCGCAGGGAGGTGCGGTTCTCGTGAATGGCCAGCCCTATCGCGGCAAGCTCAAACTGATTGCTGAGGGCGATCGCCTGATTGCGGTTAACTACGTCGATCTGGAGCAGTATTTGGTCAGTGTGGTCGGAGCAGAAATGCCGGCCAGTTGGCCGATTGAAGCGCTGAAAGCCCAAGCCGTGGCCGCCCGTTCCTACGCGATCGCCCACATGGCTCGCCCCGCCAGTGCCTACTTTGATCTCGGCTCAACGACACGCTGGCAAGCCTACAACGGCATCAATAGTGAAGCCACTCGGTCAGCGCAAGCCGTGCAGCAAACAGCAGGCCTTCTATTGAGCTATCGCGGCGGCATCGTCGAGAGTCTCTATGCGGCAACCTATGAAATCGTTGCGGAAGCGCATGGTCATCTGGGAGCCAGTATGAGCCAGCACGGTGCTCGGGATCTGGCCGAACAGGGTTTTGATTTCACGCGCATTTTGGGCAACTATTATCGAGGTGCCCAGCTGGCGCGACTTTCCCTGTAA
- a CDS encoding ATP adenylyltransferase family protein, protein MQNLLQLAQAQTAAALANGALQPIATESCWLEDREQRFLVRMLSGWTRKHPQGKPHGPKPNPFQPYDPRLFVADAGDRHLWLLNKFPVIDQHLLLITRTYEPQTQWLTLADFEAIAVGLQAIDGFAFFNGGPLAGASQPHKHLQLVPLPLDRDCCQPLPLSDRWQASLAGNPSALPFQHAIAALPNLLEPSPQQAGVLLFEVYRQLWQQLQIDMNGDRPPAYNLLLTRQWLLIVPRSRESHLQINVNALGFAGALLVRDQLQLQQLQDLGPLQLLQSVGC, encoded by the coding sequence ATGCAAAATTTGCTGCAACTGGCCCAGGCGCAAACAGCAGCAGCCTTGGCCAATGGCGCGCTGCAACCGATCGCGACGGAATCTTGCTGGCTGGAAGACCGAGAGCAGCGGTTTTTGGTGCGGATGCTCAGTGGTTGGACCCGCAAGCACCCTCAGGGAAAACCGCACGGACCAAAACCTAACCCCTTTCAGCCCTACGACCCGCGTCTATTCGTCGCCGATGCAGGCGATCGCCATCTCTGGTTACTCAATAAATTTCCGGTGATCGACCAGCATCTGCTGCTAATCACTCGAACCTATGAACCTCAGACCCAGTGGTTGACGCTGGCAGATTTTGAGGCGATCGCTGTTGGGCTACAAGCAATCGATGGTTTTGCGTTTTTTAATGGTGGCCCCCTCGCCGGAGCCAGTCAGCCCCATAAGCACCTACAGCTTGTGCCATTGCCCCTCGACCGAGACTGTTGTCAGCCCCTACCCCTCAGCGATCGCTGGCAAGCCTCTTTGGCCGGGAATCCCAGTGCCCTGCCATTTCAACATGCGATCGCGGCGCTCCCCAATTTGCTTGAGCCCTCGCCCCAGCAGGCTGGCGTGCTCCTATTTGAGGTATATCGGCAGCTTTGGCAGCAATTGCAGATTGACATGAATGGCGATCGCCCACCTGCCTACAATTTGCTGCTGACTCGGCAGTGGTTGTTGATTGTGCCGCGCAGCCGCGAAAGTCATCTGCAGATCAACGTCAACGCCCTCGGCTTTGCTGGGGCTTTGCTAGTGCGTGATCAGCTGCAGTTGCAACAACTACAGGATTTAGGCCCGCTCCAGCTCTTGCAGAGCGTCGGCTGTTGA
- a CDS encoding DUF2256 domain-containing protein has protein sequence MAQRYTKSNLPQKNCLVCGRPFEWRRKWKDCWEEVRYCSDRCRRRRSSASQTGEDPA, from the coding sequence ATGGCGCAGCGCTACACCAAGTCGAATCTGCCGCAAAAGAATTGTCTGGTTTGCGGGCGTCCGTTTGAATGGCGACGCAAGTGGAAGGATTGCTGGGAAGAGGTGCGCTACTGCTCCGATCGCTGTCGCCGTCGTCGGTCTTCTGCTAGTCAAACCGGTGAGGATCCTGCCTAG